A genomic segment from Ciona intestinalis chromosome 10, KH, whole genome shotgun sequence encodes:
- the LOC101242725 gene encoding polycystic kidney disease 1-related protein isoform X1 translates to MYMMNKRWKVMITLLVWIICLLQVTVVAVQDTNQQNTWYVGCYQKPADMISVPRAFWADHSRLDPVQCSRQCLTLRKQFALLDPPNCICLTSISDLHEVPQHECNQSCPSDITSMCGGVGVSSVFSSRGPFILEVRLAEFASKTLVGQPVNVTVPITLGAPPGFETGLDRYAGKDMGVVNVTIGFPRTSLTFSTRIEPGQTTTTLQFLYTPEAAGFQNFDVLIRNAMSSFEYRDFIEVLSPVLASLSVVVDASLNTGSGPCVPNATEFADYNNLGIQENYNAVSIGVETTFRAYLDSGLNATFEWNICNIRQIRHRNENCLFCRENIQKFTFTKPGTCEITVRAYNSYSSLSTTLYLAAVSSVMENLEFSLRSCEDMSGPCPRAPQLNWPGLPFDILPPPRRTTMVDVILPEGLYFRETKICFHASFNYIFERPFLGMFVDFGDQRNFTEDLNLDLVSRMKRSTRVNPRFYQGLDAYGRNSNVSELNRNIVTRLYSRQNLRTCYKGDCQFNLLFHHKYTRFGEYTVKIKLSNSTHEINSTLSQKLTIVGDGFSMQGLVCNSHTRTNAPTVFQVTDGAGYALSWSIIPRSGQHQNRATFIAAAPLRYMFNESGLFDVVINNLDSCTVMVQDESALNVENPDNIISTIGLVNVSYNVEQGTDVKTRWEFMGQRGGNNVGRNAPFQDTATFWLDTVGCHTLFIEALNMASSVNTSVLVCGEEPIEGLNIRVPKLMYLHEQRNISVSYERGSYTELVLSINCASDMLIMEFRHTSDQLQAPGYFNFLTSKFPRQGVFQVQLTAWNNVSRVELTSEIHVGYLVNDLKISNVLDPDLNFAVDGEENVLVAFINNQPTSAVLYTWEYWGMASGSTIQQTTIQTTSPVIKFTPICPYFPCFVNLTAKPMSNESHTFMSVVSLNRQPLTRYLQHPVIVEVGVEFEIDVKCISIYTHETGCRVKLPDASSVTQLSANSFITLHHSFSRHGLYTVNMEVLGSVSSRNYTSLIVVEERISNLNIQGDAVVVLNSNPVGKWYASVTNGSNIIYEWRVKHHNEPGYVFTSSKSNYKYELSYSFNRSGVYEIFLLISNDISRMNTSVLVHVQNPKNHFSVMTNEGYIGHNTSFYVTISINVEFNLTVSWMDGSNNQTYRSRDLTLLENRSSTRVYTLSHVYNEAGHFRFTFTLRWILEGVPMVDVVTNTTDIFHNRSSLFTYQLRVNGELHNQPYLVQQGDDVRLEVRMKRFISTMRWRITNRNIVMLNTTARVHAENVNTFQFPTAILGVSHCQLETEPTKEKINFTIDVYRPITQLQLYEPYSRNLNSRVTKCALVDYTENTGRSYGSLRQQVKCNPLLLYAQSDGEDVIFQFQFRLYGNTTLYDMIEVNGTGRTSNLINYAQIEYTFREHGAYNISVAVLDANRNPPKPVLTRSLGFPFYAETLPLVSMSHREYYVELGTPILLSITNRRPEHDLVVVWEMGDGTTYTNIGYSVNHTYANHKMYVVQVTARNRVGHSLFLPKVHVERKLMSARIVHPISNGIYSSLKPLEFKVNVTPSDTGITYTWYFEPGKSPVIERYSNTTTNVYLEPGEFPVKVVATNAINSVESQVINITLIEPVTTLEIRGPSVVLVGATSTWEAVNHGGTDVIVTWNMGGDTIHDNAAYIMNHTFTRVGVFVVSVTLRNVLGPVTFNKKIYVMETLCELPVLRIPSKASAVYYSSTNLHFEALLTYHCPQVTHIVYNWTIKPWVSVANGGSSNQTAVFTGQGQVLNVPPRMLQPGKYEVIANVTLVGSILYATKETIILISPTIPVAQIDGGSVRKTSRDGHVIIDASQSYDPDDTDQHLLFFWECYVLQYPDRQCFNFSEPPVLTGDPDVAVRVLQQSENSLLDRRFYSSFPPGVSNTQPTLFFQANQLHPHSDSFVFKVNVTKNGSYLSSYTTFLLQVVETSNIKIIDLNCPTCWQERMTNKHVGTAFVADCYDCGVDAAFTWSIKLVQDRSRSFYRNESSDCVQPGGEGWMSWNVTNNIPLTNLTGQEIPWNVSSVPLNLHPDDANFTGVLIPLGGTGEQPVGEEYNPGNVVEAPTMPRQEEEEFLLTINEGRIGESSQQTQSQPVNSGLNGNQGYVGSSQVDEAFPIQEGSSNSHTPNTERRAESAMRERESPISEGETSARNIFSMRPFGSPLIIPPTPSYDQLINEDAQIQPESHYQEFLHIELPLSHFARISNKGKVLRIKPNTLLEGRTYQVSASLRNGGSTGSTSYYVRVNRGPSYGLCSVIPENGFDRFIVHCFQWLNKQSVKLDSAISQNEMLQYHISYSIGRHGRRRPIYSGYSYESSFLLPASDQQVHIHVKIYNSMKARTNVCRFPVNVTRNEETNHTPYIDLLYVYNKTVGNTSDLQHQLVKDDQGEILSFVNVMIDSLPKVYLMEHGNKYMAIGNRLAFALSKIKCTRHTSEVIATLKRLFNRINSTDCHTLNMATMVTTKAFITAKLELLLNNKESKWERLAFSYKNEPQISTIINDGVVILEKLSTNIQNMLLVLSLVSQPNNTNACQGLSSNLSRFIQELRNILLDFAQLTEKHSLNVTTEGIIMKTQLQNESFVFMDGFERVSGRSHLWVGAEIPSNLIQNQSIQHSGIAFLKDFPFVANTQPMMDNSSLSLWFTNSSNIVIETHNLNPPIRIHLPPRLNQMKLPQRYPFEVTRGKISVHQLNLTVADNVTIHVLIRADKTLNRPYTISAALSSVPLSVQSPFINKYVMQQGSIAPRRARFSKQSNAKSSVKFTMSDIRRGGPYYISLWGSDNNGESVTLDQATKYDITIWTSDCFYWKRNGWSNAGVKALPESTPEQTICSTSHLSTFTSSFQKLKFTSYSNIIMAVVWANALTPCLTVLLIITILFIGFLVLHRYILRHQEKSHQNKESTIHTSGIRAWLRWYFGSDDRRASERVPVILRDNKSEHEQVFEVTIQTGSWXGSGTSSLAFHDLVWKRWEV, encoded by the exons GATGATAACGCTTCTTGTTTGGATTATATGCTTACTTCAAGTCACGGTGGTTGCTGtacaag ACACCAACCAGCAGAATACATGGTATGTAGGATGCTACCAGAAGCCAGCAGATATGATTTCTGTACCCCGAGCCTTTTGGGCCGACCATTCTCGTCTCGACCCTGTTCAATGCTCAAGACAATGCTTAACCCTGAG AAAGCAGTTCGCCCTTCTTGACCCTCCGAATTGCATATGCCTAACAAGCATCTCTGACCTGCACGAAGTACCTCAACATGAATGTAATCAAAG CTGTCCCAGTGATATTACCAGTATGTGCGGTGGAGTTGGAGTATCCAGCGTTTTCTCGTCACGGGGTCCGTTTATATTAGAGGTTCGTTTAGCGGAGTTTGCGTCTAAAACTCTGGTAGGTCAACCCGTGAATGTAACTGTTCCAATAACTTTGGGGGCGCCGCCCGGATTTGAAACAG GATTGGACAGGTATGCTGGCAAAGACATGGGCGTGGTAAACGTTACAATAGGATTTCCACGCACCTCACTCACATTTTCAACACGTATCGAACCCGGACAAACAACAACGACGCTACAGTTTCTTTACACTCCAGAGGCAGCAGGTTTCCAGAATTTTG ATGTACTTATACGGAACGCCATGTCTTCATTTGAATACCGAGATTTCATTGAAGTGTTATCCCCTGTTCTTGCCAGCCTTTCTGTTGTTGTGGATGCATCTCTTAATACGGGTTCTGGGCCGTGCGTTCCAAATGCAACGGAATTTGCAG ATTATAACAACTTGGGCATCCAAGAGAATTATAATGCAGTCTCCATTGGAGTTGAAACTACTTTCAGAGCTTACCTAGACAGTGGTTTGAATGCTACTTTTGAGTGGAATATTTGCAACATTCGCCAAATTCGTCACAGAAACgaaaactgtttgttttgtcgTGAAAATATACAG AAATTTACTTTCACCAAACCTGGCACTTGTGAGATAACAGTGAGAGCTTACAACTCATACAGCAGCTTGAGCACAACCCTGTATCTTGCTGCTGTCAGCTCAGTAATGGAAAACTTAGAATTTTCTTTGCGATCTTGTGAAGACATGTCAGGTCCTTGTCCTCGGGCCCCACAACTTAATTGGCCTGGTCTCCCCTTTGATATTCTGCCACCTCCAAGAAGAACAACAATGGTGGATGTTATCCTACCAGAAGGCCTGTACTTCAGAGAAACTAAAATATGCTTTCAT GCATCTTTCAACTACATATTTGAAAGGCCATTTCTAGGTATGTTTGTCGATTTTGGTGATCAACGAAACTTTACTGAAGATTTGAACCTAGACCTAGTTAGCAGAATGAAACGATCAACCAG AGTGAATCCGCGCTTCTACCAAGGCCTTGATGCCTACGGAAGAAACAGTAATGTTAGTGAACTGAACAGAAACATTGTGACAAG ACTTTACTCTAGGCAAAATCTCCGCACATGCTACAAAGGTGACTGCCAATTTAATCTACTCTTCCATCACAAGTACACAAGGTTTGGGGAATACACAGTCAAAATAAAG CTATCTAACTCTACCCATGAAATCAATTCAACATTATCTCAGAAGTTGACAATAGTTGGCGATGGTTTCTCAATGCAAGGTCTTGTTTGTAACAGCCATACAAGAACCAACGCTCCAACTGT ATTCCAAGTCACAGATGGTGCAGGTTACGCACTCAGTTGGTCAATTATCCCAAGAAGTGGCCAACATCAGAATAGAGCAACATTTATCGCTGCAGCCCCTTTAAGATATATGTTCAATGAAAGTGGGCTGTTTGATGTTGTGATAAACAATCTTGATTCATGTACTGTCATGGTACAGGATGAGTCAGCACTGAATGTTGAAAACCCGGATAATATCATCAGCACTATTGGATTGGTTAATGTTTCCTATAATGTGGAGCAAGGCACGGATGTTAAAACAAGATGGGAGTTTATGGGTCAGCGTGGGGGCAACAATGTTGGTAGGAATGCTCCGTTTCAAGACACCGCAACATTTTG GCTTGACACAGTTGGTTGCCACACTCTCTTCATAGAAGCTCTTAACATGGCATCTAGTGTAAATACCTCTGTACTTGTTTGTGGAGAAGAACCAATTGAAGGGTTAAACATTAGAGTTCCAAAGTTAATGTATTTACATGAGCAAAGAAATATATCGGTCTCATATGAAAG agGTTCATACACTGAGCTTGTGTTATCCATCAACTGTGCCAGTGATATGTTGATTATGGAGTTCCGACATACGAGTGATCAACTACAAG cCCCAGGATACTTCAACTTCTTAACTTCCAAGTTCCCAAGACAAGGTGTGTTTCAAGTCCAACTGACAGCTTGGAATAATGTCAGTAGAGTGGAACTCACATCTGAGATTCATGTCGGTTATCTTGTTAATGATTTGAAGATATCAAATGTACTTGATCCCGATCTCAACTTTGCTGTTGATGGAGAAGAAAATGTGTTGGTTGCTTTTATTAACA ACCAGCCAACATCTGCAGTGCTATACACATGGGAGTATTGGGGCATGGCTAGTGGTTCAACAAtccaacaaacaacaatacaAACTACATCTCCTGTGATCAAGTTCACTCCTATCTGTCCGTattttccatgttttgttAATCTGACAGCAAAACCGATGTCAAACGAATCACATACTTTTATGAGTGTGGTGTCATTAAACCGTCAACCACTTACAAGATACTTGCAACATCCTGTTATTGTGGAAGTAGGGGTAGAATTTGAAATTGACGTAAAATGTATTTCAATCTATACACATGAAACTGGATGTAGAG TCAAACTTCCAGATGCTTCATCTGTTACACAACTTTCAGCAAATAGTTTCATAACTTTACATCATTCGTTTTCCCGCCATGGTCTTTATACAGTTAACATGGAAGTCCTTGGCAGTGTTTCTTCAAGGAATTACACATCCCTGATTGTTGTGGAGGAAAGGATTTCCAACCTTAATATTCAG GGAGATGCAGTTGTTGTCTTGAACAGTAATCCCGTAGGTAAATGGTATGCTAGTGTTACAAATGGaagcaacattatatatgaatGGAGAGTGAAGCATCATAATGAACCTGGCTATGTCTTCACATCTTCAAAGTCAAACTACAAATATGAG CTCAGCTACAGCTTCAACAGATCTGGTGTGTATGAAATCTTCCTTCTTATATCCAATGATATAAGTAGAATGAACACCTCAGTTTTGGTTCATGTGCAAAACCCAAAGAACCATTTCTCTGTCATG acaAATGAAGGTTACATTGGCCACAACACCAGTTTTTATGTGACCATTAGTATTAATGTTGAATTTAACTTGACTGTTTCATGGATGGATGGCAGCAACAACCAAACATACAGGAGCAGAGATCTTACTTTACTTGAAAACAGAAGCTCAACAAG AGTCTATACTTTGTCTCATGTTTACAACGAAGCTGGTCATTTTCGATTTACTTTTACATTGAGGTGGATATTGGAAGGAGTTCCCATGGTTGATGTTGTCACCAATACAACTGACATCTTTCATAACAGAAGTTCATTATTTACATATCAACTGAGGGTTAATGGAGAACTACACAACCAACCAT ACCTTGTACAACAAGGTGATGATGTAAGATTAGAAGttcgaatgaaaaggtttaTCAGCACGATGAGATGGAGAATTACCAACAGAAATATTGTCATGCTGAATACTACAGCAAGAGTGCATGCtgaaaatgtaaatacattTCAATTCCCCACTGCAATACTTG GTGTCAGTCATTGCCAACTTGAAACTGAACCAACAAAGGAAAAGATAAATTTTACCATTGATGTTTATCGACCAATAACACAGCTACAGCTTTATGAACCATACTCTCGCAACCTTAACAG CCGCGTTACAAAGTGTGCTTTGGTGGATTATACTGAAAATACTGGTAGGTCATATGGGAGTTTGCGGCAACAAGTCAAATGCAATCCTTTGCTTTTGTATGCACAAAGTGATGGAGAAGATGTTATTTTCCAATTTCAGTTCCGCTTATATGGAAACACAACACTCTATGATATGATAGAGGTTAATGGAACAGGGAGAACTTCAAACCTGATAAATTATGCTCAGATTGAATATACTTTTAGGG aacATGGTGCTTATAATATCAGTGTTGCTGTTTTGGATGCAAACCGCAATCCACCTAAACCTGTGTTGACTAGATCTTTAGGATTTCCTTTTTATGCGGAAACACTGCCACTCGTATCTATGTCACATAGGGAATATTATGTTGAACTTGGAACTCCTATTTTACTTTCAATCACAAACAGGCGTCCAGAACATGATCTGGTTGTAGTTTGGGAAATGGGTGATGGAACAACATATACTAATATAG GTTACTCAGTGAACCACACATATGCAAACCATAAGATGTACGTAGTGCAGGTCACGGCACGAAACCGTGTCGGTCATTCACTCTTTTTACCCAAGGTTCATGTCGAACGAAAGTTAATGT CTGCTAGAATTGTTCACCCGATATCAAATGGGATTTACTCCTCACTGAAACCCCTTGAATTCAAAGTAAATGTGACACCTTCAGATACTGGTATAACATACACATGGTATTTTGAACCCGGAAAGAGTCCTGTTATAGAAAGATATAGCAATACAACAACGAATGTGTACCTAGAACCTGGAGA ATTCCCAGTTAAGGTTGTTGCAACCAATGCAATTAACAGTGTTGAGTCCCAAGTTATTAACATCACACTGATCGAACCTGTTACAACTTTGGAGATACGAGGTCCTAGTGTTGTGTTGGTGGGAGCAACCTCAAC ATGGGAAGCTGTCAACCATGGTGGAACAGATGTCATTGTGACATGGAACATGGGTGGAGACACTATACACGATAATGCTGCATATATTATGAATCATACGTTCACAAG AGTTGGTGTTTTTGTTGTCTCGGTAACCTTACGGAATGTACTTGGTCCAGTGACTTTTAACAAGAAAATTTATGTCATGGAGACTCTGTGTGAACTTCCAGTTTTACGCATACCAAGCAAAGCTTCTGCAGTG TATTACAGTTCAACAAATTTACACTTCGAGGCGTTGTTGACCTATCACTGTCCACAAGTCACACATATTGTTTACAACTGGACAATTAAACCCTGGGTATCTGTTGCGAATGGTGGCAGCTCAAACCAGACAGCTGTATTCACTGGGCAAGGGCAAGTATTGAACGTACCACCTCGTATGCTTCAACCAGGCAAATATGAGGTTATTGCAaat GTTACCTTGGTCGGAAGTATACTGTATGCTACAAAAGAAACAATAATCCTTATTAGTCCAACCATTCCTGTTGCTCAAATTGATGGTGGATCCGTGAGAAAAACATCACGAGATGGTCATGTGATCATTGACGCATCACAAAGCTATGATCCAGATGATACAGATCAACATCTTTT gttCTTCTGGGAGTGTTATGTACTTCAATACCCTGATAGACAGTGCTTTAACTTCTCTGAGCCACCAGTGCTTACCGGTGATCCCGATGTTGCTGTCAGAGTTTTACAACAATCTGAAAATTCACTTCTTGATAGAAGGTTTTACTCAAGCTTTCCACCAGGAGTATCAAACACACAGCCTACCTTGTTTTTCCAAGCAAACCAGCTGCACCCACACTCAGATTCCTTTGTATTCAAG GTGAATGTAACTAAGAATGGTTCATACTTGTCTTCTTACACTACCTTCCTACTTCAAGTGGTGGAGACAAgcaatattaaaat aATTGACCTTAATTGTCCAACTTGTTGGCAAGAAAGAATGACCAACAAGCATGTTGGAACTGCCTTTGTAGCTGACTGTTATGACTGTGGTGTTGATGCTGCTTTTACTTGGAGCATTAAGTTGGTACAGGATAGGAGCAGATCATTCTACAGGAATG AATCATCAGATTGTGTCCAACCTGGTGGGGAAGGATGGATGAGTTGGAATGTTACAAACAATATTCCTCTTACTAACT TAACTGGACAGGAAATACCTTGGAATGTTT CCAGCGTTCCTCTCAATCTGCATCCTGATGATGCCAACTTTACTGGAGTTTTAATACCATTGGGTGGGACAGGGGAACAACCAGTTGGTGAAGAATATAACCCCGGCAACGTGGTAGAAGCCCCTACTATGCCCAGgcaagaagaagaagaattccttttaacaataaatgaaGGCAGGATAGGGGAATCTTCTCAACAAACACAATCCCAACCAGTGAACTCAGGGCTCAATGGCAATCAGGGGTATGTTGGGTCGTCACAGGTAGATGAAGCTTTCCCAATTCAAGAAGGGAGTTCAAACTCTCATACACCGAACACAGAAAGAAGAG CAGAGTCTGCCATGAGAGAGAGAGAGTCGCCAATATCTGAAGGTGAAACTTCAGCAAGAAACATCTTTAGCATGAGACCATTTGGTTCTCCTTTAATTATCCCACCAACACCTAGTTATGATCAGCTAATTAATGAAGATGCACAAATACAACCGGAGTCTCACTACCAG gaGTTCCTTCACATAGAGTTGCCTTTATCACATTTTGCAAGAATTAGCAACAAAGGAAAAGTCTTACGTATCAAACCAAATACTTTGTTGGAAGGCAGAACTTACCAAGTTTCCGCTTCTCTTA GGAATGGTGGATCTACTGGAAGCACTTCTTACTACGTTAGAGTGAACAGGGGACCAAGTTATGGACTTTGTTCTGTGATCCCTGAAAACGGCTTTGACCGATTTATTGTTCATTGCTTTCAATGGTTGAACAAACAGAGTGTAAAACTGGACTCAGCTATAAGCCAG AATGAGATGCTACAATATCACATAAGTTACAGCATAGGAAGACATGGAAGAAGAAGACCAATCTACTCTGGATATTCTTATGAGAGTTCATTTCTTCTTCCAGCTAGTGACCAACAAG tACACATCCATGTGAAGATATACAACAGTATGAAAGCAAGAACAAACGTTTGCCGTTTCCCTGTTAATGTTACAAGAAATGAAGAGACAAACCATACACCATATATAGACTTGTTATATGTGTACAACAAGACAGTTGGTAACACTAGTGACTTACAACATCAACTGGTAAAGGACGACCAGGGGGAAATTTTAAGCTTCGTTAACGTCATGATTGATTCTTTACCG AAGGTGTACCTTATGGAGCATGGAAACAAATACATGGCCATAGGAAACAGACTTGCATTTGCCCTTTCAAAAATCAAGTGCACACGTCATACTAGTGAAGTCATTGCCACCCTGAAAAGATTGTTCAATAGAATAAATTCAACTGATTGCCACACACTCAACATGGCAACCATGGTAACGACTAAAGCATTTATCACCGCAAAGCTAGAGCTCCTACTGAACAATAAGGAATCAAAATGGGAGCGCTTGG CTTTCAGTTATAAAAACGAGCCACAAATATCGACAATAATCAATGATGGTGTTGTGATCTTAGAGAAACTATCAACCAACATTCAAAACATGCTCCTTGTACTTTCCCTTGTATCTCAGCCCAACAACACAAACGCATGCCAAGGACTGTCATCCAATCTATCCAGGTTTATACAAGAATTGAGGAATATTTTATTGG ACTTTGCCCAACTAACTGAGAAGCATTCACTTAATGTGACCACTGAAGGTATTATCATGAAGACCCAACTTCAAAACgaatcttttgtttttatggatGGTTTTGAAAGAG tttCAGGAAGAAGTCACTTGTGGGTTGGAGCAGAAATTCCTTCCAACTTAATCCAAAATCAAAGCATTCAACACAGTGGGATCGCTTTTTTGAAGGATTTTCCCTTTGTCGCAAACACACAACCCATG ATGGATAATTCATCATTGTCCTTGTGGTTCACCAACTCCAGCAATATTGTCATTGAAACTCACAATTTAAATCCACCAATCAGAATCCACCTTCCACCAAGGCTAAACCAG atGAAGCTGCCACAAAGATATCCATTTGAAGTAACCAGAGGTAAAATATCTGTCCATCAGTTAAATCTAACAGTGGCAGACAATGTGACAATCCATGTTCTAATTAGAGCagataaaactttaaacag ACCATATACAATATCAGCAGCATTAAGTAGTGTGCCACTATCTGTGCAAAGCCCATTCATCAATAAATATGTCATGCAACAAGGATCTATTGCACCAAGAAGAGCTAGATTCTCAAAGCAATCAA ATGCCAAATCCAGTGTAAAGTTCACAATGTCCGACATAAGACGTGGTGGACCTTACTACATTAGTTTGTGGGGATCTGATAATAATGGAGAGTCAGTTACTTTGGATCAAGCTACtaaatatgacatcactatcTGGACATCTGATTGCTTTTACTGGAAGAGGAATGGTTGGAGCAATGCTGGTGTGAAG GCGTTACCCGAATCAACCCCAGAACAAACAATTTGTTCCACAAGTCACCTTTCAACCTTTACAAGTTCATTTCAAAAGTTAAAGTTCACTTCTTACTCCAACATTATAATGGCTGTTGTTTGGGCCAATGCTCTTACTCCatgtttaact GTATTACTTATCATCACAATCCTGTTCATTGGGTTTCTTGTACTCCACCGTTACATTCTCCGCCACCAAGAAAAGTCTCATCAAAACAAGGAATCCACCATACATACATCTGGTATACGAGCGTGGTTGAGATGGTATTTTGGTTCAGATGATAGAAGAGCCAGTGAGAGAGTTCCTGTTATATTAAGGGACAACAAGTCTGAACATGAACAG GTGTTTGAGGTTACAATACAGACTGGAAGTTGGNCTGGTAGTGGAACTTCATCTCTTGCATTCCATGATCTTGTTTGGAAGAGATGGGAAGTATGA